In Malus sylvestris chromosome 15, drMalSylv7.2, whole genome shotgun sequence, a single genomic region encodes these proteins:
- the LOC126605923 gene encoding beta-galactosidase 15-like — MAFSNSFSFAFCFCFSVILLSFYAKATDVSHDGRAITIDGKRRLLLSGSIHYPRSTPQMWPDLIKKSKEGGLDTIETYVFWNVHEPVRRQYDFTGNLDLVRFLKTVQDEGLYAVLRIGPYVCAEWNYGGLPVWLHNLPGCEIRTANDVYMNEMKNFTTLIVDMMKKEKLFASQGGPIIIAQIENEYGNVQSYYGDAGKAYMNWCANFAQSLDIGVPWIMCQQSDAPQPMMNTCNGWYCDSFTPNNENSPKMWTENWTGWFKSWGGKDPLRTAEDLAFSVARFFQLGGTFQNYYMYHGGTNFGRTAAAYVTTTYDYDAPLDEYGNLNQPKWGHLKELHQILKSMEYTLTHGNVTTTNFDNSVSATVYATNESSSCFLGNANSTTDATITFQGNTYTIPAWSVSILPDCKTEGYNTAKVNTQTTVKVKVGNKAEDEPESLAWSWRPETIDDTRVLAKGEITANQLLDQKVAGDDASDYLWYMTSVHLKKDDPIWSKNMTLRVNGTGFILHAYVNGEYVGSQWAQYNVYNYVFEKSVKLHPGKNIISLLSATVGFPNYGGGFEEIKTGISGPVVLVGQNGDEIVIKDLSAHKWSYKVGLHGLKNKLFSTDSRYATKWSTENLPINRMLTWYKATFKAPLGTDPVVVDLQGLGKGHAWINGHSIGRYWPSYLSYDTDCSLDACDYRGTYDNNKCSFNCGNPTQRWYHVPRSFMEDGENAIVLFEEFGGNPSLVNFQTIQVGTVCAHAYEKHTVELACEGRPISAIKFASFGNSQGTCGSFEKGSCDSGRALSILKKECVGKEKCLINVSESKFGLTNCGDAVKRLAVEAVC; from the exons ATGGCTTTTTCCAACTCTTTTAGTTTTGcgttttgtttctgtttttctgTGATCCTTTTAAGCTTTTATGCTAAAGCTACTGATGTTTCTCATGATGGGAGAGCCATCACAATCGATGGTAAAAGGCGACTGTTGCTTTCGGGTTCAATCCACTATCCTCGAAGCACACCACAA ATGTGGCCAGACTTGATTAAGAAGTCCAAGGAGGGTGGACTAGACACAATTGAGACTTATGTCTTCTGGAATGTGCATGAGCCAGTTCGTCGTCAGTATGATTTTACTGGGAATCTTGACCTTGTTAGATTTCTCAAAACAGTTCAAGATGAAGGACTTTATGCTGTTCTTCGAATTGGTCCATATGTTTGTGCCGAATGGAATTACGG AGGACTTCCCGTTTGGCTGCACAACTTGCCTGGCTGTGAGATCCGAACCGCAAATGATGTCTACATG AATGAGATGAAGAATTTTACCACATTGATTGTTGATAtgatgaaaaaagaaaagcttTTTGCATCTCAAGGTGGCCCAATTATTATTGCTCAG ATTGAAAATGAATACGGAAATGTGCAATCATACTATGGAGATGCTGGTAAAGCATATATGAACTGGTGTGCAAATTTTGCCCAATCTCTCGACATTGGAGTTCCATGGATTATGTGCCAACAAAGTGATGCTCCTCAACCAATG ATGAACACATGCAATGGTTGGTACTGTGATTCATTTACTCCAAATAATGAGAACAGTCCCAAGATGTGGACCGAAAATTGGACTGGATG GTTTAAGAGTTGGGGAGGCAAAGATCCGCTTAGGACTGCTGAGGATCTTGCTTTCTCTGTTGCAAGATTTTTCCAGCTTGGAGGCACATTTCAGAACTACTACATG tATCATGGTGGAACAAACTTTGGCCGAACAGCAGCTGCGTACGTCACTACTACTTATGATTACGATGCTCCTCTCGACGAATATG GCAACTTGAACCAACCAAAATGGGGGCATTTGAAAGAACTCCatcagattttgaaatccatggaGTATACTCTCACACATGGGAATGTTACAACCACAAATTTTGACAATTCTGTTTCA GCCACTGTgtatgcaacaaatgagtcatcAAGCTGCTTTTTGGGCAATGCAAATAGCACCACTGATGCTACAATCACTTTTCAAGGGAATACATACACCATTCCTGCTTGGTCTGTTAGTATTCTTCCTGATTGCAAAACAGAAGGATATAACACTGCAAAG GTCAACACACAAACAACAGTTAAGGTGAAGGTAGGGAACAAGGCTGAAGATGAACCCGAATCACTTGCTTGGTCGTGGAGGCCCGAGACCATTGATGACACCAGAGTCCTTGCAAAGGGAGAAATTACTGCAAATCAACTTTTGGATCAAAAGGTTGCTGGAGATGATGCTAGTGATTATCTTTGGTACATGACAAG TGTTCATCTCAAGAAAGATGATCCAATTTGGAGTAAGAACATGACTCTAAGGGTCAATGGCACTGGTTTCATTCTTCATGCATATGTTAATGGAGAATATGTTG GTTCTCAATGGGCTCAATACAACGTCTACAACTATGTTTTTGAGAAGAGTGTCAAGTTGCATCCTGGAAAGAACATTATTTCATTGTTGAGTGCTACTGTTGGATTTCCG AATTACGGAGGTGGATTTGAAGAGATCAAAACTGGAATTTCTGGTCCAGTTGTACTGGTGGGACAAAATGGTGATGAGATTGTGATCAAGGATCTATCAGCACACAAATGGTCGTACAAGGTTGGACTTCATGGTTTGAAAAACAAGCTTTTTAGCACCGATTCTCGTTACGCTACTAAGTGGTCAACGGAAAACTTACCCATTAACCGGATGCTGACATGGTACAAG GCAACTTTCAAAGCTCCTCTTGGAACTGATCCAGTTGTGGTGGACTTACAAGGTTTGGGAAAGGGTCACGCTTGGATCAATGGCCATAGTATTGGCCGGTATTGGCCGAGTTATTTGTCATATGATACTGATTGTAGTCTCGATGCTTGTGACTACCGTGGTACATATGACAACAACAAGTGTTCCTTCAATTGTGGCAATCCTACCCAAAGATG GTACCACGTTCCTCGATCATTTATGGAAGATGGAGAAAATGCAATTGTGTTGTTTGAGGAGTTTGGTGGCAATCCATCTCTTGTGAATTTCCAAACCATCCAAGTTGGAACCGTCTGTGCCCATGCATACGAGAAGCACACAGTGGAATTGGCATGCGAAGGTCGTCCCATTTCTGCAATCAAGTTCGCTAGCTTTGGTAATTCCCAAGGAACCTGTGGATCATTTGAGAAAGGCAGCTGTGATTCTGGACGTGCATTGTCGATCCTTAAAAAG GAATGCGTGGGCAAGGAGAAGTGCTTGATCAATGTTTCTGAGAGCAAATTTGGCTTGACAAACTGCGGTGATGCCGTGAAGAGGCTGGCTGTGGAAGCTGTTTGCTAA